In one Balaenoptera ricei isolate mBalRic1 chromosome 20, mBalRic1.hap2, whole genome shotgun sequence genomic region, the following are encoded:
- the WNT9B gene encoding protein Wnt-9b → MRPPPALALAALCLLALPAAAAAAYFGLTGREVLTPFPGLGTAPAPAQGGAHLKQCDLLKLSRRQKQLCRREPGLAETLQDAAHLSLLECQFQFRHERWNCSLEGRTGLLKRGFKETAFLYAVSSAALTHTLARACSAGRMERCTCDDSPGLESRQAWQWGVCGDNLKYSTKFLNNFLGPKRGSKDLRARVDAHNTHVGIKAVKSGLRTTCKCHGVSGSCAVRTCWKQLSPFRETGQVLKLRHDSAVKVSSATNEALGRLELWAPARAGSSTKGPAPRPGDLVYMEDSPSFCRPSKYSPGTAGRVCSREASCSSLCCGRGYDTQSRLVAFSCHCQVQWCCYVECQQCVQEELVYTCKH, encoded by the exons CCTGACCGGGCGGGAGGTCCTGACACCCTTCCCGGGTCTGGGCACCGCCCCTGCCCCAGCACAGGGTGGGGCCCACCTGAAGCAGTGTGACCTCCTGAAGCTGTCCCGCCGGCAGAAGCAGCTCTGCCGGCGGGAGCCAGGCCTGGCTGAGACCCTGCAGGATGCCGCACACCTCAGCCTGCTCGAGTGCCAGTTTCAGTTCCGGCATGAGCGCTGGAACTGCAGCCTAGAGGGGAGGACGGGGCTGCTCAAGAGAG GTTTCAAGGAGACGGCCTTCCTGTACGCGGTGTCCTCGGCCGCCCTCACGCACACTCTGGCCCGGGCCTGCAGCGCTGGGCGCATGGAGCGTTGCACCTGTGATGACTCTCCGGGCCTGGAGAGCCGACAGGCCTGGCAGTGGGGCGTGTGCGGCGACAACCTCAAGTACAGCACCAAGTTCCTGAACAACTTCCTGGGGCCCAAGAGAGGAAGCAAAGACCTGCGGGCACGGGTAGACGCCCACAACACCCACGTGGGCATCAAG GCCGTGAAGAGTGGCCTCAGGACCACGTGTAAGTGCCACGGCGTGTCGGGCTCCTGCGCCGTGCGCACCTGCTGGAAGCAGCTCTCCCCATTCCGCGAGACAGGCCAGGTGTTAAAGCTGCGCCATGACTCAGCCGTCAAGGTGTCCAGTGCCACCAACGAGGCCTTGGGCCGCCTGGAGCTGTGGGCACCAGCCAGAGCAGGCAGCTCCACCAAGGGCCCGGCCCCACGGCCTGGGGACCTGGTCTACATGGAGGACTCACCCAGTTTCTGCCGGCCCAGCAAGTACTCGCCCGGCACGGCGGGCAGGGTGTGCTCCCGGGAGGCCAGCTGCAGCAGCCTATGCTGCGGGCGGGGCTATGACACCCAGAGCCGCCTGGTGGCCTTCTCCTGCCACTGCCAGGTGCAGTGGTGTTGCTACGTGGAGTGCCAGCAATGCGTGCAGGAGGAGCTTGTGTACACCTGTAAGCATTAG